One Pseudomonas brassicacearum genomic region harbors:
- a CDS encoding TIGR00730 family Rossman fold protein, translated as MPYKPNDLLSRHFESHGHDLTRKVEEQLNLVSPNSPNLPIYRDMILTVLRMAQEDHNRWNAKITLQALRELEHAFRTLEQFKGRRKVTVFGSARTPIEHPLYGLARELGAALARSDMMVITGAGGGIMAAAHEGAGRDHSLGFNITLPFEQHANPTVEGTPNLLPFHFFFTRKLFFVKEADALVLCPGGFGTLDEALEVLTLVQTGKSPLVPVVLLDVPGGKFWQGALDFIREQLEENRYILPTDMKLMRLVYNAEEAVEEINQFYRNFHSSRWLKHQFVIRMNHKLSEQALQQMQGEFADLCLNDCFHQHDYSGEEHDEARFSHLTRLAFTFNARDHGRLRELVDYINLSENWAQPTPEPHPLTWEPIKAT; from the coding sequence ATGCCTTATAAACCGAATGACCTGCTCAGTCGTCATTTTGAGAGCCATGGCCACGACCTCACCCGCAAGGTCGAAGAGCAACTCAACCTGGTATCACCCAACAGCCCGAACCTCCCCATCTACCGCGACATGATCCTGACCGTGCTGCGCATGGCCCAGGAAGATCACAACCGCTGGAATGCCAAGATCACCTTGCAGGCCCTACGAGAACTGGAGCACGCGTTCCGCACGCTCGAACAGTTCAAGGGCCGACGCAAGGTCACGGTCTTTGGCTCGGCCCGCACACCCATCGAACACCCGCTGTACGGCCTGGCTCGAGAGCTGGGGGCGGCGCTGGCCCGTTCGGACATGATGGTCATCACCGGTGCCGGCGGTGGCATCATGGCCGCCGCCCATGAAGGCGCGGGGCGCGACCACAGCCTGGGCTTCAACATCACCCTGCCCTTCGAACAACACGCCAACCCGACCGTGGAAGGCACGCCGAACCTTCTGCCGTTCCACTTCTTCTTCACCCGCAAACTGTTCTTCGTCAAGGAGGCCGATGCACTGGTGCTCTGCCCGGGCGGCTTTGGCACCCTCGATGAAGCGTTGGAAGTCCTGACGCTGGTACAGACGGGCAAAAGCCCCTTGGTGCCGGTGGTACTGCTGGATGTTCCAGGGGGCAAGTTCTGGCAAGGCGCCCTGGATTTCATCCGCGAGCAACTGGAGGAAAACCGCTACATCCTGCCCACTGACATGAAATTGATGCGCCTGGTGTACAACGCCGAAGAAGCCGTGGAGGAGATCAACCAGTTCTATCGCAACTTCCACTCCAGCCGCTGGCTCAAGCACCAGTTCGTGATTCGCATGAATCACAAGCTCAGCGAGCAGGCGCTGCAGCAAATGCAGGGAGAATTTGCCGACCTGTGCCTGAACGACTGTTTTCATCAACATGACTACAGCGGCGAGGAGCACGACGAAGCCCGGTTCAGTCATTTGACACGACTGGCGTTTACCTTCAACGCCCGCGATCACGGCCGCTTAAGGGAATTGGTGGACTACATCAACCTGTCGGAAAACTGGGCCCAGCCCACTCCCGAACCCCATCCGCTCACGTGGGAACCGATCAAGGCAACCTGA